AATGCCGCCAAAGGAAAAATTATTCTTAGTGCGGATGGCGACAATCTCTATAATCCGGATTGGGTAGATCAGATGCTCAGCCATTTTAAGGATCCGGAAGTGGTGATGGCCTGCAGCCAATACAGTTTCTACACCTTCGATAATCGCTATCCACTGGATTTACAGCTTTATCAGAACCTTCGCTGGGTGAATTCGAAAATGCGGCATTCTAAACGACCTCATTTAAATTGCCTGGGTGGTAGCTTAGCCTATAGGGCCGATATTGCTCGTGAAATTGGCGGTTTTACCATGGGCGTAGGTAGGGGCGAAGATGGGGATCTAGCCTTTCGAATGCAGGATAAAGGGAAGATCATTTTTGATGATAGTCGCGAAGCATTCTCTCATTCCTCTTTACGAAATGTATTGATCGATGAATCCTTATTCAAAACTCTGACACAACGCCTTAGCACCCATTTGAAGCGGATTCCGCAATATTTAAGTAAGCAGAAACAATGATTATAGAACTACTCTTTTGGTTAGCCCTGGCCTTGGTATTCTACACCTATTTGGGCTATGGAATCCTGCTCTTTATCTTGGTTCGCATTAAAAGGATCTTTGTAAAAGAAAAGGCTTTTGACAGCAGCTTTGAGCCCGAAGTTACCCTGGTGATTCCGGCCTATAATGAGCAAGATTATATTGCCGATAAGGCCCAAAATAGCCTGGAACTGGATTATCCAAAAGACAAGCTGCGGATTCTTTTTATTACGGATGGTTCTACGGACAATACTCCCAAAATTTTAGAAGGCATAGAAGGCGTTGAGGTGACGCATGAGAATATTCGCGCGGGAAAATCTGCAGCGGAGAATCGTGCTATGACTTTGGTAAACACGCCCATCGTGGTTTTTTGCGATGCCAATACCTATCTCAATCCGGCTTGTATCCGCAATTTGGTACGTCATTATACCGATCCTAAAGTTGGAGCCGTAAGTGGCGAAAAACGGGTACTTAGCAAAGGAGCAGATACGGCCAGTGCTGCCGGTGAAGGCCTTTATTGGAAGTACGAATCGACCCTTAAAAAATGGGATAGTGAGCTCTATACCATTGTTGGCGCGGCCGGTGAGTTAATTTCCTTCCGTAGCGAATTAGTGCAAGATTTGGAAGCAGATACCATTCTGGATGATTTTGTCCAAACCATGCGTATCTGTCAACAAGGATATCGAGTTAAGTATGAACCCGAATCCTTTGCAGCCGAAACCGCTAGCGATAATGTAAAGGAAGAACTAAAGCGTAAGGTTCGGATCGCCGCCGGAGGTTGGCAATCCATGGCACGCTTGTTACCCATTCTGATTCCTATTCCCAATCCGGTATTAACATTTCAGTACATTTCGCATCGGGTATTGCGCTGGTCCATATCGGCCTTAGCCTTACCATTGATCTTTGTTCTGAATTATTTTCTCATTGAGCTTGGTCCTCTTTATGAGTATCTCTTTTATGCTCAGATAGCCTTTTACTTATTAGCCTTATTAGGATGGTTCCTCGAGAATAGAGCGATAAGAGTGAAAGCGCTTTTTGTGCCCTATTATTTCTTAATGATGAACTATGCCGTTTTTGCGGGCTTCTTCCGTTGGTTAAAAGGTTCACAAAAGGCAACTTGGGAGAGGGCTAAAAGGGCTAAGGCCTGATGCGGACCTTCATTTATATCGGTCTCTTAAGTTTGAGCCTTATCTCCTGTGGAGAGGCCGTGAATGAACAAAAAGACCTGGCTGCGGTAGCCGGATCTTACTATGGGGTTTTAAGCCTAAATCCGGAAACAGAGATTGATTTAAAATTGGAGTTAAGCTCTAATGGTTTCTATAAAATTGTGCATCCCAGTTTAATGGGCTCAGATCAATTGGTGCGCGAAAGTGGCGTATTTATGGTCAAAGGTGATGAGGTGGAATTAGCCCGATTACAGAAGGGATTTCGCTACTTTAAGAAAATGGGAGATCAGTTGTTTGTCTACAATCTCTTTCATCAGCCTTATACCAGTTTCTCCGACTCAGCATTTTATCTGCAGCCTGATACCGATGCTAAAGCATTTTAAATTTGATTGATAAGCGAATACAATTCTTAAAGGCCCTTCAGGCGAAAGCCGAAAAAGACCTAAAGAAATTAAAAATTAAAAGCCGCAACCAAAGTTGGCTGCGCGCCTCAGTGATTATTGCCCTTTTATTGCTTAGCTATTTTGCCATGCAGGGCGAAGGAAAGCCAGATTGGTTTTGGGCTTGGTTACCAGGCTTGGCTCTATTTTTAGGGATAGTTCGAAGTCATGCTCAAACCCGCGAAAATTTAAAGTTTACCGATTCATTGTTGGCCATGGCACAGGAAGAATTGGCAGCCCTTAATGGGAAGCGAATTCGTCCTGCTTTTGATTTTAAAGCACCCGCTCAGCATGCCTATGCCCGTGAACTGGATTTCTTCGGCGAAGGTTCCTTACATCATCATATTAGTAGAGCGAAAACCAGCCCCGGAGCCACTGCTCTGGCTGAGGAAATGTTAGAGCCCGACTGGCAAAATTGGCAATCCCGTCAAGCCTTTTTTAGCGAGCTGGAAGCGGATGCAGAGTGGCTGATGGAATACCGCGCCCTTAACAATGGGGTGGAGGATAAAGCTGGACTAAAGGAACAATTGGAAGCCTGGTCGAAGTCAGGTTTTAGTGCCTTCCCCCAATGGTTCTATTTGCCGATGGGGATTGGTTTGGCAGCACTCTGGTTTTTCTTGATTCGCTTTGCTCTAGAAAGCACCGTGTCAAACTTTTATCCCTTGCTCTATAGTGCCGTATTTAACTTGATTTTGCTTTCAAGCCGTAGCAAAGTTTTACGTGAACAGCAGCTTAAATTGGGCCGGGTAAGTGAAATTTTATCCGGCTTTAGCCAAATGCTCTTAAAGCTGGAGGCGCGGGATTTAGAAACGGATTTCGGAAAGGCTTTTAAGGCGCAATATGATTTAAATAGAGGGGTGGGCAAAAAATGGCAGCAACTGTCGGAATTGCTAAATAGCCTCGATCAAGCGGCTAATGCTATTGCTTTGGTAGTGCTCAACTCCTTATTTCTCTACCACCTTTTTCGTTTAAAAGCGCTTGAAAACTGGCATCGTAAACATGCCTCCAGTCTGGGCCAATGGTTAGAGGGAATCTATAAAATGGAAGCCTATTTAAGTTTGGCCAATTATCAGGCGAACCACCCTGATTTTTGTTATCCAGAACTTAAAGAGGAATTGAAACTGAGCATAAAGTCTCTGGCGCATCCTTTAATCCCAGCCCAGCAAAGGGTAGCCAATGACTTTGAAATGACCGGTCCCAAATACATTATTCTTACGGGTAGCAATATGAGTGGGAAGAGCACCTTCTTGCGCAGTTTAGGGGTCAACCTAATTTTGGCACAGATGGGAACCAAGGTTTGTGCAGAGCGCTTCCAGGCTTATCCCTTTCAATTGCTTTCGAGCATGAACCCTCAGGATGATTTGCGCAATGAAACCAGTTATTTCCAAGCCGAGATTTTACGTTTACGTGCCCTCTTAGATCGCTTGAATACCGAGCGTTATTCCTTCTTTTTACTAGATGAAATTTTACGGGGCACCAATTCAAATGACAAGCAAAATGGTACCCGTGGACTATTGCGCCAGATAGAAGGCCGTGAAGCCTGGGGGATAATTGCCACCCATGATGTAGATATAGCACATCTTGCGGATACTAATCCGAATTTTAGAGCGGCATTTTTCGAATCCAGAGTGGAGGGTGAAGAGCTGTTGTTCGACTATAAATTACGAGAAGGGATTTGTAAAACTCCCAATGCCAGTCTTTTAATGCGCCGTTATGGCTTAATTGATGAAGAACAGGCTTAGCGAAAAAGCTAAATCCTAATTTATCATTAAGAAGTTCTATGCCTGCATTGGGGCTGCTCATTTCGGAGTACCTTCGCGCCGCAAATGGCAAGAGAAAAACAAAACTTTGGAACCGAATCTCTCGGATTACTTCTTCGTAAACAAGCTATTCCTGCCTCGGTTGGCATTTTGGTGATGTCGGTGTACGGCATCGTAGACACCCTCTTTGTTGGGCGCTATGTAGGCTCATTAGCCATTGGCGCAATTACGGTTAACCTTCCCATTACCTTTTTGATTTCCAGCATTGGGATGGCCATTGGTATTGGGGGTGGGTCGGTGCTGTCTCGGGCTATGGGCGAAAATAATCATGGCAAGGTGCAGCGGACTTTCGGTAACCAGATAGCCCTTACTCTCAGCCTTTCGGTGCTGATTGTTCTCACGGCTTATTTCTTCCAAATTCCTTTATTGCGTTTATTTGGCGGTAAGGGAGCCGTTTTGGAACCAGCCCTGGCTTACTTTCAAATTTTACTACCAGCCATACCCGCTCTGGCCTGGTCGATGATGGCCAATAATGTGATTCGGGCCGAGGGCTATCCACGGATCGCCATGTTTACCATGATCATTCCGGCCCTCTCCAATATTATCCTCGATCCCATCTTTATTGTGGGGATGGATATGGGTATTGAAGGGGCCGCGTGGGCTACCTGTATATCCTATGTGGCTGGTGCTCTTTTTACCCTTATTTACTTTCTTTTTGGGCCCTCAGAGATGAGCTTAAGCTGGAGCTGCATCAAGCCTTCCTGGTCCTTAATCAAGGAGATCAGTAAACTGGGTTCTGTAACGCTGGCACGACAAGGCACTATTTCATTGCTAAGCGTGGTGCTCAATAATTCCTTATTTGCCTTTGGAGGCGAAATGGCTCTGGCTTCCTATGGTATTGTGAGTCGCTTATTGATGTTCGTGAACTTCCCGGTATTGGGAATTACCCAAGGTTATGTGCCCATTTTAGGCTATAACTATGGAGCAAGACTGTACGAAAGAGTTACCCAGATCAGTCGTCTGGCATTTTTCTGGTCTACCGGAATTTCGATATTGATCTTTATCCTAATCATGACCTTAACAGAGCCCTTAGTGAGGGTCTTTACCGAAGATGCGGTTTTAATCGCCATGACGGTTCCCGCTTTGCGCTGGGTTTTTGCAGCAAATCCATTCTTACCCACATCCTTCTTGGGTTCCGCTTATTTCCAAGCTATTGGTCAAGCTCGAAGGGCCTTGATATTGGCTTTAAGTAAGCAAGGCTTTTTCCTAATCCCGCTTATTCTAATTCTTCCGCATTGGATGGGAGTAGATGGTATATGGTGGTCCTTCCCCATAGCGGATATGGGCTCGGCAGTATTAGCCTGGTGGCTCTTATCTAAAAATCCTTATATCCGATAATTAAGGTTTTAGGCTGATTCGATAATTGTAATTGTAGCCATCACTTTCAATACTGAGCAGGTAAATTCCTGCTGCCAATTGCGAAGTATTTAATTCAAGGGATTGGCCATTTAAGGTCCATTTTCCAACCGGACGCCCCGCCTGATCTATTAATTGTACCTGCGCTTGCATGAAGTTGTTGGCTTCAATTTTCAGGAAGTCCTGCGCGGGATTTGGATAAATTTCAAATGGGGAATAGGCATTTTCGTCTAAGCCAATGGGACTTAAGTTTCCTGGACTGGCGACATCACCACCCAAAGAAACATAGGCACCTCGTAAACCATTTACTGCCCGACTGCTAAAACTACCCAGGGTATCGAACTCTAAGCTATAGCCGCGCAGCACATCGCTACCTTGATAAGCGGAATAGGCTGCTAAATGACCTTGAGAATCAAAGAGGTGAATAGCGTCACCCTGGGCGTTCAAAGAGGCAAAGCCATTGAAATCTCGATCGCGAATTAAAAGGGGGAGATTATTCCCATTTTGTTTCCAATCAAAAATCCAGGTGGCGGCGAATGGGGCCTGAACATCAGCGAGGATGGCTCTTTCGCCGGGGGCCAGGCTCCAGTTTCCATTAATGCTATGGGCTCCGCTTTGTCCGCTACTATTATCCCAACTAAAACCATTCAAGCTGATCGGGATATTTCCATAGTTATAGATTTCAAACCAATCTCCTTGTATCGGCCAAGCCAATCCAGAATTGGGCATAATTTCACTGATACAGATAGCTACAGAATTGATGGGCGTAAAATCACTGTAAAAACGTGGACGGATAAAATAGCCCTCGGTATAAGGAAGGCTGGGGTCATTTTGACTTAAGACACCCGTCACTTCAAAGTTTCCAGTGATGGCATTTTGACCGTCAATATCCGTATCGGCATCAATGTGCAAACTCAGGGTATCAGGGCCATTGGTCATTAATAGGCTAGCTGAATTTCCACTAGCTGGCCAATTAGCTGGGTTTACAAAATGGAGAGGCCCTATTTTGATGATCTGGCTTTCTTCGCTATCGCGATAGGCGTTTACCAGGATAGGGTTTGGCAGAGGCTTGTTAGCACTGATCCATTTAAGACTATCAGCCATTAAAGTTAAGAGGCCATTGCTTTGAGCGATTTGCCCGATGAAAACAACTGAATCTCCCAAGCTGGGATTCGAGTAGCCGTTTAGGTCCAGAGGACTGCTAATATGCAGGGCATTAGAGCCATCAGCGATGTGAAAATCATATCCGCTACCACCCTTGAAGTCAACACTATTCAACACGCCACTCAATCGGCAGTAAACACTGATAGAATCGGCTAAGCCATTGGCTTGTTGGGATGATATATCTGCAATGCTGTAATTAGGGATACTGGGCACATCATTGTCGAGAATACTGATTAGCAGATTAGCCGGACTACCAATTTGCAATAGACCTTGACTGCTGCTTTGCAATTGGAAGCTAATTTGCTCTGTATTCTCCACTAGCAAATCATCCACGATTTGGAGGTCGAAATAGAGGGTATCCGAATTCGCTGGAATGGGAAGGTAAAGACTATCATTAGTAGCCAGGGGTAAAGTGCTGAAGTCGGAATTGCTCGCTCCATTTCCTTTAGAAATCAAAATCAAAGCGGTATCAGCACTGGCATTGCTGGGACTAAGTATTAATGCGATAGGGGTGGTTCCACTGGCTTCAGCTAAAATCAGATTGGAGAGCTCAAAACGAATTCCCGGGCTGGGAGGAGGAGCCACACAAGCACCAGCCGTATCGCTGTTAAAGCAACGCACCGGAATAAGCGTATCGGAACTGAAGTTCACTAATTTATTAGCTCCGTTTTCCCAATTGGTCCCATTGCTGGAATGGAAACGAGCTTTGTATTCGAGCAGAGGTTCCGGGGCATAAATAGTGTAATCGTAAACCAGATCTCCATCCGGGTCGCTCATTAGGTAAGTGAGGTTAAGGTTGGGGTCCCAATTGCTGAATGCTCCGGCAATGTCTATAGAGTCGGTCAAGGGATTAAAACCGGTTACATAGTTCATATCAACTTGCAGACTAACAAAGAAGGTGTCGATTACCGGATTACAGGCTCCGAGGAAATCATTGCCAAAACAGCGTACTCCTACAACCGTGTCCTTGTTGAAGTTGACTATTTTATTAGCGCCGTTTTCCCAGTTGGTAGAACCGCTTGAATGGTAACGAGCCTTGTATTCTAAGAGCGGTTCGGCAAAAGCAAATTGACCGGTATAGATAAGGTCTCCATCCGGATCGCTTAATTGATAGTTGGGATCATAAGCTCCATTCCAGTTGCTGAAAAAGCCTGCAATATCTACGAAGTCAACGGCCGGATTAAAGCTTGCTTCATTCGATAAATCAACATTTAAGGTCACATTAAAAGTGTCAGGTAAATTGGGGCAGAGGCCCAAAGTATCCGAACCAAAACAACGCACGTCAATAGTGGTATCCGACCAGAAAGTCACTGACTTATCCAAGCCTGGTTCCCAGTTCACCCCTTGGGCATTATGATAGCGGATTTTGTAGTCGAGGGTGGAATCGGGCAGATATAAAGTGATCTCCCAAATGCTGTCGGTATTAGCATCCGTGAGGGCATAAGCTGCATTATAGTTGGGATCCCAATTGCTAAATGAAGCGGCTAAGTCGATAGAATCTAAAGCCGGATTAAAGTCTTTTTCATTGCTGAGGTCCACTTGCAGAGTGACATAGAAGGAGTCAATTTGCGCAGGGCAGTTACCTAAAGTATCGCTGCTAAAACAACGCAGAGGAACTACAGTATCACCACTAAAGTTGACCGTCTTATTACCGCCCTGTTCCCAATTGGTGGTGCCGCCCGAATGGAAACGGGCTTTGTATTCTAAGATCGGTTCGGCAAAGGCGAATTGAGCTGTGTAGATCAGGTCATTGTCGGGATCAGTCAAAGCATAGTTTGCATTGTAGTTGGGATCCCAATTGCTAAAGGCGCCGGCAATATCAACCTGATCGGAAGTCGGATCAAATCCAGCTTCGGCTGATAGATCCACTTGTATAGTCACATTAAAAGTATCGGGAATATTGGGGCAAAGGCCCAAAGTATCCGAACCAAAGCAACGCACGGCTATGGTGGTATCCGACCAGAAAGTTACCGATTTATCCAAGCCTGGTTCCCAGTTCACGCCATTGGCATTATGAAAGCGGATTTTATAATCGAGGGTAGAGTCGGGTAGGTAAAGAGTGATTTCCCAGATGCTGTCGGTATTGGCATCAGTTAAAGCATAGGTAGTATTATAATTAGGGTCCCAGTTGGTGAAGGCTGCTGCCAGATCGATAGAATCTAAAGCTGGATTAAAGTCCTTTTCATTACTGAGATCCACTTGCAAAGTGACATAAAAGGAATCAATTTGCGCATGGCAGTTCCCCAGAGTATCCGAACTAAAACAACGTACCGGAACTACAGTATCGCCATTAAAGTTGACCGTTTTATTGCCGCCTTGTTCCCAATTAGTGATGCCACTGGAGTGAAAGCGAGCTTTGTATTCTAAGAGCGGTTCGGGGAAGGCAAATTGAGCGGTGTAGATCAAATCATTGTCAGGATCACTGAGTTGATAAGCTGCATTATAAGCCGGATCCCAATTGCTAAAAGCACCGGCGATATCTACCTGGTCAGTGCTGGGATCAAATCCAGCTTCAGCTGATAGATCTACTTGCAAAGTGACATTGAAAGTATCGGGAATATTGGGACATAGGCCCAAGGTATCCGAACCAAAACAACGCACGTCAATGGTGGTATCGGACCAAAAAGTTACCGATTTATCCAAGCCTGGTTCCCAGTTCACCCCATTGGCATTATGAAAGCGGATTTTGTAGTCCAGCGTAGAATCGGGTAGGTATAAGGTGATTTCCCAAATGCTATCGGTATTAGCATCCGTGAGGGCATAAGCTACATTATAGTTGGGGTTCCAGTTGGTGAAACTGGCTGCCAAATCAATCGAGTCCAACAATGGATTAAAGTCCTTTTCATTACTAAGATCTACTTGCAGGGTGACATAGAAGGAATCAATTTGCGCCGGGCAGTTACCCAGGGTGTCGGAACCAAAACAACGAACCGGAACTACAGTATCGCCACTAAAGTTGACGGTCTTATTGCCACCCTGTTCCCAATTAGTGATACCACCGGCATGGAAGCGGGCCTTGTATTCTAATATCGGTTCGGCAAAGGCAAATTGAGCGGTGTAGATCAGGTCATTGTCGGGATCACTGAGTTGATAAGCAGCATTATAAGCCGGATCCCAATTGCTAAAGTCACCGGCAATGTCTACTTGATCGGTAGTCGGATCAAATCCAGCTTCGGCGGACAGATCTACTTGTACAGTCACATTGAAAGTATCGGGAATATTAGGGCAGAAGCCCAAGGTATCCGAACCAAAACAACGCACGGCAATGGTGGTATCCGACCAAAAGGTCACCGACTTATCCAAGCCTGGTTCCCAGTTTACCCCATTGGCATTATGAAAACGGATTTTGTAATCTAGGGTAGAGTCAGGAAGGTAAAGAGTAATCTCCCAGATGCTGTCGGTATTGGCGTCGGAGAGGGCGTAAGCTGCATTATAGTTGGGGTTCCAGTTGGTGAAGCTGGCTGCCAAATCAATCGAGTCCAATAATGGATTAAAGTCCTTTTCGTTGCTGAGGTCTACTTGCAAAGTGACATAGAAGGAGTCAATTTGAGCCGGGCAGTTACCTAAAGTATCGCTGCTAAAACAACGCACTGGAACTACCGTATCGCCATTAAAGTTGACAATTTTATTAGCGCCCTGTTCCCAATTGGTAATGCCGCTGGAATGGAAACGAGCTTTGTATTCTAAGTTCGGTTCAGCAAAGGCAAATTGGGCGGTGTAGATCAGATCATTGTCGGGATCACTGAGTTGATATGCAGCATTATAAGCCGGATCCCAATTACTAAAAGCACCAGCGATATCTACTAGATCGCTAGTCGGATCAAATCCAGCTTCGGCTGATAGATCCACTTGTATAGTCACATTAAAAGTATCGGGAATAAAAGGGCAAAGACCCAGGGTATCTGAACCAAAACAACGCACGGCTATGGTGGTATCCGACCAGAAAGTCACTGACTTGTCCAGACCTGGTTCCCAGTTTACCCCATTGGCATTATGAAAACGGATTTTGTAATCTAGGGTAGAGTCAGGAAGGTAAAGAGTAATCTCCCAGATGCTGTCGGTATTGGCGTCGGAGAGGGCGTAAGCTGCATTATAGTTGGGGTTCCAGTTGGTGAAGCTGGCTGCCAAATCAATCGAGTCCAATAATGGATTAAAGTCCTTTTCGTTGCTGAGGTCTACTTGCAAAGTGACATAGAAGGAGTCAATTTGCGCCGGGCAGTAACCTAAAGTATCGCTGCTAAAACAACGCACTGGAACTACCGTATCCCCATTAAAGTTGACGATTTTATTAGCGCCCTGTTCCCAATTGGTGATACCGTTTGAGTGGAAACGTGCTTTGTATTCTAAGAGCGGTTCAGGAAATGCAAATTGGGCGGTGTAGACCAAGTCATTGTCGGGATCAGTCAAAGCATAGTTTGCATTGTAGTTGGGATCCCAATTGCTAAAGTTGCCGGCAATATCTACTTGATCGCTAGTCGGATCAAATCCAGCTTCAGCAGATAGATCCACTTGTACAGTCACATTAAAAGTATCGGGAATAAAAGGGCAGAGGCCCAATGTATCCGATCCAAAACAACGCACGGCAATGGTGGTGTCTGACCAGAAAGTTACTGACTTATCCAAGCCCGGTTCCCAGTTCACCCCATTGGCATTATGAAAGCGGATTTTGTAATCGAGGGTAGAGTCAGGTAGGTAAAGAGTAATCTCCCAGATGCTATCGGTGTTAGCGTCAGTTAAAGCATAGGTAGTATTATAATTAGGGTCCCAGTTGGTGAAGGCTGCTGCCAGATCGATAGAATCTAAAGCTGGATTAAAGTCCTTCTCATTACTGAGATCCACTTGTAAAGTGACATAGAAGGAGTCAATTTGGGTAGGACAGTTGCCTAAAGTATCGCTGCTAAAACAACGCACTGGAACGATGGTATCTCTATTAAAGTTGATCGTCTTATTTCCACCCTGTTCCCAATTGGTGATACCGTTTGAGTGGAAGCGTGCTTTGTATTCTAAGAGCTGTTCGGCAAAGGCGAATTGAGCGGTGTAGACCAAGTCATTGTCGGGATCGCTTAATTGATAAGCAGCATTATAAGCCGGATCCCAATTGCTAAAGGCACCGGCGATATCAACCTGATCAGTAGTGGGATTAAAAGTAGTATCAGCATTCATATCTATTTGAATGCTGACATTAAAAGTATCAGGTGGAATGGGGCAAGCTCCGAAGGTGTCGGCATTAAAGCAGCGTTGAGCCAGAACCGAATCTCGATCAAAATTGATTTGTTTGTTGTTGCCGGTTTCCCATTGGGTGCCACCAGCATTATGATATCTAGCCTTGTATTCTAAAAGACCTTCTTCTAATCGAAAAGTACCGCTGTAAACCCCATCACCATCCGGATCACTCAAATTGTAATTCGAATCGTAATTGCCATTCCATGCATTGAATGGTCCGGCAATATCTACCGAATCCACACCCGGTGAAAAGGCCGCTTCCTTGTTCATATCTACATGAAAGCTTAAATTGAAGCTATCCGGTGCGCATACACAGAGGGTGTAACATATCTCAATCAAGGTATCCGAACTAAGGTTTAAGCCTCGGTTGCCATTTACGGAACAAGCTCCGGGAATAATTTCATCACTTCCCCAAGAATTACCATTGATAAACTTGTACTCATAATTCCCATCGGGAATATTGACGCTTACGGAGTACACATTATTCCCTTGTGAACTTAGCGCAGTACTGGAAGGATCCCAATTAGAAGGGAAGCCTGCTGCCAGCTGGAAGTTTCCGGCAATATGGATACCAGCGGCATTAGGGCTAAAACCGCTTAGGTCCAGGCGGAATTCTACATTTCGGTTTTGGGCCTGTACTTGAAACAAAAGACAGCAAAGTCCAATAAGGAGGATGGATTTTTTCATTGGTAGGTTAATTAGTGTAAAACTTACACTTATGACTCAAAAGTAGTAACATTTTTCTAAAGATTTGATAAACATGAGGTTTGGAATCTCAATTTTGCGAAGGCGAAAATGCCGTAATTTCGGCCCATGAAGCGAATCCTTTTCTTAATCCTCCTCTCCAGTCAGCTGCTTTCAGCGCAAAGACCCTTGAGTGCCCAGGCCGAAATAAGCCTGATAACTTGCGGACCGGGGCAGAATGAATTATACTCAGCTTTTGGGCATTCTGCGGTTCGAGTTAAGGATCCGGCACAGAATATAGACTGGGTATTTAATTATGGGATTTTTGATTTCGATCAACCTAATTTCTACCTCAATTTCGCCCGCGGTCATTTACTATACATGTTAGCGGTGAGCGATTGGCAACGCTTTCAGTATGGCTATCGGCGAGAAGGTCGCTACGTTCATGAGCAGGTTTTAGATTTGGATAGCCTTCAGGCGCAAGCCTATTTTGAATTTCTATGGACTAATGCCCGCCCGGAAAATCGCGATTACTACTATGATTATTTCTATGATAATTGTGCCACCCGCGTGCGTGATGGACTGGAGCTTGCAATGGGAGAGGGGCAGGTGAAGTTTAAGGATTCCACTTTTTATCAACCATCCTTAAGTATTCGCGAATTATGCGATGAATATTTGGAATATCAGCCTTGGGGCGATTTGGGTATTGATCTCTGCCTGGGATTGCCGATGGATAAACAAGCTGATGCTCGTATTGAGATGTTTTTACCGGATTTGCTAGAAGCGGCTTTCGCCGAAGCACTCATAAAGGATGAGCAAGGAACAAGGCCATTGGTTAAGGAAAGCAGAGTGGTTTATCCCCAAATTGCCAAGCCCCAAAAGTCTTGGTGGCGACCCTTGGTCTTTTTTAGTGCTCTATTTGTCATTGGAGGTCTACTAAGCTGGCTTTATTTTAAAAAGCCAAAAACCTTGCGACTTTTCGATGCCCTGGTTTTTGGTATCAGCGGTTTATTGGGATTGCTATTACTAATATTATGGTTGTTTACGGATCATAAGGCTGCAGCCTATAATTTCAATATTCTCCTTTTTTTACCCACCCATCTGCTGCTGATCCCATCGATTCTTAGAGGGAAATTTGCAGCATGGATGATGGCTTACCTGAAGTTCATGCCCATTTTTTATGCGGTATTGTTGCTGACCTGGTTTTGGTTACCTCAGCAATTGCATATGGGCTTAATGCCTTTTGCTATGCTATTAATGCTGCGAACCTGGCATTTATCCCGCCATGGGAAATCGGCTTAAAAAGCCTCGCCAATAAAGAAGTAAAAGCCAGGTCCTTCTTCGGTCATGGCGAAATCGAGGCGAGTGTAAATGTCCTTTTGCGGGAAGATCAGAAAGCGTAGTCCCGCTCCGCCTGCGAGTTTAAAATCATTGAGCTTGAGGTTCTCCCACTGAGGATATACTTGGCCAGCGGCC
The Croceimicrobium hydrocarbonivorans genome window above contains:
- a CDS encoding lipoprotein N-acyltransferase Lnb domain-containing protein, yielding MKRILFLILLSSQLLSAQRPLSAQAEISLITCGPGQNELYSAFGHSAVRVKDPAQNIDWVFNYGIFDFDQPNFYLNFARGHLLYMLAVSDWQRFQYGYRREGRYVHEQVLDLDSLQAQAYFEFLWTNARPENRDYYYDYFYDNCATRVRDGLELAMGEGQVKFKDSTFYQPSLSIRELCDEYLEYQPWGDLGIDLCLGLPMDKQADARIEMFLPDLLEAAFAEALIKDEQGTRPLVKESRVVYPQIAKPQKSWWRPLVFFSALFVIGGLLSWLYFKKPKTLRLFDALVFGISGLLGLLLLILWLFTDHKAAAYNFNILLFLPTHLLLIPSILRGKFAAWMMAYLKFMPIFYAVLLLTWFWLPQQLHMGLMPFAMLLMLRTWHLSRHGKSA